From a single Bacteroidota bacterium genomic region:
- a CDS encoding DMT family transporter — MNKKVTAHLSVLFANIIYGANYSIAKEVMPSLIKPFGFIVIRVCTAAILFLLTYLLLFREKIERRDWPRLFACAVFGVAVNQLLFFKGLSLTSPINSGLMMVTNPIFVLVLSFILLSEPITTRRVIGIACGISGASLLIIFGGHITSGVSNPLGDLYILINSLSYALFLVIVLPLMKKYHPVTIMQAVFLMGSVMVLPFGWGEFTEIQWHTFQTGDWMATVFVVVGTTFLAYLFNTLALRELSAGVVSVYIYLQPLLAAGFAILLGKDQPNVLHLIAAALIFSGVWLTTKSARVKASQ, encoded by the coding sequence ATGAACAAGAAAGTAACTGCACACCTTTCTGTATTGTTCGCCAATATCATTTACGGGGCGAATTACTCTATTGCCAAAGAAGTCATGCCATCGCTGATTAAGCCATTTGGTTTTATCGTGATTCGTGTATGTACGGCTGCGATTTTGTTTCTGCTTACTTATTTGCTTTTATTCAGAGAGAAAATTGAAAGACGCGATTGGCCCCGACTCTTTGCCTGCGCCGTTTTTGGTGTAGCGGTAAATCAGTTGTTGTTCTTTAAGGGATTGTCACTTACCAGTCCCATCAACTCCGGACTCATGATGGTGACAAATCCCATATTTGTTCTGGTGCTTTCCTTTATCCTGCTGAGTGAGCCCATCACCACACGACGGGTGATAGGTATTGCCTGCGGGATCAGCGGCGCTTCTTTGTTGATTATTTTCGGCGGTCATATTACATCAGGCGTGAGCAATCCGCTGGGTGATTTATATATTCTTATCAACTCCTTGTCCTATGCACTTTTTCTGGTGATTGTATTGCCCTTGATGAAGAAGTATCATCCCGTTACCATCATGCAAGCGGTGTTTCTTATGGGATCAGTCATGGTGCTGCCATTTGGCTGGGGGGAATTCACCGAAATACAATGGCATACTTTTCAAACCGGTGACTGGATGGCTACAGTGTTCGTAGTGGTTGGAACTACTTTCTTAGCATATCTGTTTAATACACTCGCCTTGCGGGAACTCAGTGCGGGAGTAGTGAGTGTCTATATTTATTTGCAACCCTTGCTTGCTGCAGGATTTGCTATACTGTTGGGGAAGGATCAGCCCAATGTTCTACATCTGATCGCAGCAGCACTTATCTTTTCCGGTGTTTGGCTGACGACAAAAAGCGCAAGGGTGAAAGCAAGTCAATAG
- a CDS encoding nuclear transport factor 2 family protein has protein sequence MKYKIFSAMNWKHLATCFFIVLFLPVLVSCNDDSKEVIVTKEIGPGSDEKPDKQLKIVDDFYTAITDRDSAGLIQLMAPNARMYGTDPSEDWNLDEIKKYIGEKSRDTTAKAVFTVKKREVRILNEVMYVVDVVDVSTIGVPFRIVTITETKEGKSHIQLAEFSALVWNEDMKSLEAMFKLRKK, from the coding sequence ATGAAATACAAAATATTTAGTGCAATGAACTGGAAACATCTTGCCACCTGTTTCTTCATAGTTCTTTTTTTACCGGTGTTGGTTTCCTGTAATGATGACAGCAAGGAAGTCATTGTCACAAAGGAAATAGGACCCGGAAGTGATGAAAAGCCGGATAAACAGTTAAAGATTGTGGATGATTTCTATACCGCCATTACCGACCGTGATTCGGCAGGGTTGATTCAATTGATGGCACCCAACGCACGCATGTATGGCACAGATCCTTCTGAAGACTGGAACCTGGATGAGATAAAGAAATACATCGGTGAAAAATCACGCGATACCACAGCGAAAGCTGTTTTTACGGTCAAAAAGCGTGAGGTCAGAATTTTGAATGAGGTGATGTATGTAGTGGATGTGGTAGATGTTTCGACCATTGGTGTTCCCTTTCGTATAGTGACGATCACGGAAACGAAGGAAGGAAAGAGCCATATACAATTGGCAGAGTTTTCAGCACTTGTCTGGAATGAGGATATGAAATCGTTGGAAGCGATGTTTAAATTGCGAAAAAAATAG
- a CDS encoding cyclase family protein encodes MIVQLNYKGTDYTADLTKGLDISIPFEAGEGHVLAWYLGPMKIEPVRMGDWVGEVKSGAAVNFKNIMFNPHAHGTHTESPGHISPELISINKELNEYFCFAHLISITPETVDGDQLITLKSLQSGLKELSDAIVIRTLPNLPGKLSTNYSNTNPPYLEAAAATWLRENGVRHLLIDLPSVDKEEDGGLLLAHHAFWNYPDQPRLNATISEFIFVPDTIPDGFYFMNLQVAPFENDAAPSRPLLFELKMV; translated from the coding sequence ATGATTGTACAATTGAATTACAAGGGCACCGACTATACTGCCGACTTAACTAAGGGACTGGATATTTCAATTCCCTTTGAAGCGGGAGAAGGTCATGTCCTCGCCTGGTACCTGGGTCCGATGAAAATAGAACCGGTACGAATGGGAGATTGGGTAGGTGAAGTGAAAAGCGGTGCTGCCGTGAATTTCAAAAATATCATGTTCAATCCGCATGCACACGGTACACATACCGAATCTCCCGGACATATTTCCCCCGAATTAATATCCATCAATAAAGAACTCAACGAATATTTCTGCTTTGCTCATCTGATCAGTATCACTCCTGAAACAGTGGATGGTGATCAGCTCATCACATTAAAGTCATTGCAGTCGGGGTTAAAGGAACTTTCCGATGCCATTGTCATCAGAACATTGCCCAATCTCCCCGGAAAATTATCCACCAATTATTCCAATACCAATCCACCTTACCTTGAAGCAGCTGCGGCTACCTGGTTGCGTGAAAACGGTGTGCGGCATTTGCTCATTGATCTTCCATCTGTCGATAAAGAAGAAGACGGAGGATTGTTATTGGCGCACCATGCTTTCTGGAACTATCCCGATCAACCCCGATTAAATGCCACCATTTCAGAGTTCATCTTTGTTCCGGATACCATACCCGATGGATTCTATTTCATGAATCTGCAGGTAGCGCCCTTCGAAAATGATGCTGCTCCTTCGCGTCCGTTGCTCTTTGAATTAAAAATGGTTTAA
- the hemW gene encoding radical SAM family heme chaperone HemW, translating into MAGIYLHIPFCKQACHYCDFHFTTSQRGREDMFTTMVEEVRMRAAELSEEDVGTIYFGGGTPSLLSYEELMSFFDVIYNLYKVNPSAEVTIEANPDDLTPAFLKQLKQTPVNRLSIGIQSFRDEDLQRMNRAHDAGMALRCVPDAADAGFDNISIDLIFGLPYLEMEHWQENVNTALSLPITHLSCYGLTIEAKTALAWQITQGKVPAPDDDKAAAQYEWLLKEAEEKGFPWYEISNLSKSGFESKHNTSYWKGLPYLGIGPSAHSYDGKQRSWNVSSNALYVKEMKEGKRASEAEVLSYTVKFHELILTSLRMREGLTLAEVRKQYGNAIAGQLIEGAGKFVDKGWIAPIDKHIRLTGSGLLFADKITSELFII; encoded by the coding sequence ATGGCCGGAATTTATTTGCATATCCCTTTTTGTAAGCAGGCCTGTCATTATTGTGATTTTCATTTTACGACCTCGCAAAGGGGAAGAGAGGATATGTTTACGACGATGGTGGAGGAAGTAAGGATGCGGGCTGCGGAATTATCAGAGGAGGATGTGGGTACCATTTACTTTGGTGGTGGAACACCTTCTCTACTTAGCTATGAGGAGCTGATGTCTTTTTTTGATGTGATTTATAACTTATATAAAGTGAATCCTTCTGCTGAAGTTACCATTGAAGCGAATCCTGATGATCTTACACCGGCATTTCTAAAGCAGTTGAAACAAACACCTGTGAACAGGTTGAGTATCGGAATTCAGTCTTTTCGCGATGAGGATTTGCAACGTATGAACAGGGCGCATGATGCCGGTATGGCGTTGCGATGTGTGCCCGATGCAGCCGATGCCGGATTTGACAATATCAGTATAGATTTAATTTTTGGCTTACCGTATCTGGAGATGGAACATTGGCAGGAGAATGTGAATACCGCGCTTTCCCTTCCCATAACTCATCTCTCCTGTTATGGATTAACCATTGAAGCGAAAACGGCGCTCGCATGGCAAATTACACAGGGAAAAGTTCCGGCTCCGGATGATGATAAGGCAGCCGCTCAATACGAGTGGCTGTTGAAGGAAGCGGAAGAGAAAGGATTTCCCTGGTATGAAATATCTAATTTAAGCAAATCCGGCTTTGAGTCGAAGCATAATACATCGTATTGGAAGGGACTTCCCTATCTCGGGATTGGTCCATCAGCGCATTCCTACGATGGGAAACAACGCAGCTGGAATGTAAGCAGTAACGCACTTTATGTGAAGGAAATGAAGGAAGGGAAGAGAGCTTCAGAAGCGGAGGTGTTGAGTTATACGGTGAAGTTCCATGAATTGATTTTGACTTCTCTACGGATGCGGGAAGGGCTAACGTTAGCGGAGGTACGCAAACAGTATGGGAATGCCATTGCCGGTCAATTGATAGAAGGCGCCGGTAAATTTGTGGACAAAGGCTGGATTGCCCCCATCGACAAACATATTCGTTTGACCGGGAGCGGACTCCTGTTTGCAGATAAAATTACATCGGAATTATTTATAATTTAG